The genomic DNA CGATAACCCTGAAGCGATTCTGACGATCGTGCGGATCCAATTCATCTCCGGCTCACCTCTACAGAAGAGCATTCTCTTGCGCCAAAGCGAGACGAGAACCGCTGCGCTGTCTCAGATCAGACGTCGCATCAGCTGGCGATACCATAGATGGATCATCTTTATGTGGTGTTACCGAAGGCTCAGTCGGTTCTTCGCGCTGCGTGAAGCCAATCGGCACCACTTGATGTATTACTCGACGGCCATCCGCACTCTCTTGATACGTCTCGGAGAACTTCTGGTCGAACGGGGTCTGCTCCAGCAGGTAGACGATATCTTTTTTCTGACGATCAACGATCGAGCCGACCTGTTGGCTGGAAGCACACGAGACTGGAAAGCCGTGATCAAGGCTCGGAGAACCGAGAGAGAGCACAACGCAGCGGTTGCAGTACCCGACACGATTCGCGACTGGGAAACCGAGAGCGAGCAATCCATGACTTCCGACCGACGTGAAAGGAACGGCGTCTTGTCGGGTACGCCGATCAGCGTTGGAAGCGTGGCAGGTTCGGTTCGAGTGGTTCGCTCGGTGGCGGATTGGGGCAAGGTGATGCCAGGTGAGATTCTGGTGGTCCCGGTTATTGATCCTGGCTTGGCTCCTCTTTTCGGTCTTGTCGGAGGCTTGATCGCCGAAATGGGCGGCACACTGTCTCATGGAGCCATCATCGCCCGCGAACATGGCTTGCCGACCATTGCCAACGTTGAAGGCGCCATGGCCCGGCTGGCTGACGGGCAACGTATCACGGTTGACGCCGAATCAGGGACCATTTGTATCCACCCCTCTCCACAACCCTAGGACAAATAGAGCTGATCGATTGGGGCCTTCTGCTTCTTGACCTTTTTCAATTCGTTGCGTACTCTGCCTCAAATTTTCTGTTTTTACACTATATGCAGGTGTGCGTTGTACCGGAACTTTAAGCGGATGAAGCGATGACAGACATACTCCCTATTCTCTTAGCCTTTGGTGCAGGACTGTTCTTGGGTGGTTTGCTGACGGGTCTGTGGATTACAAGTCGCTTGCGGTCTCAGGCTCAGCGAGCCGAAGCGACCGTGGATGAACTGCGAAAGCAACTAGAAAGAGAACGAGACGCCCTTGTGTCCGTTCGCCAAGCCTTGAACGAGACCCAACAGGCTCGGGTGTCGGCGGAAACTCGGATGGAAGATATGGCTCGACAAGTTCTCGAACAGAAAGCTCTGATCGACCACACGCATCAGGAACTCATCGGATCATTCCAGGCCCTTTCCGGTGAAGCATTGAAACAAAACAACGAAGCGTTCTTGAAACTCGCTGCCGTATCGTTTGAAACCTTGCATGTCAAAGCGGAAGGTGACCTGGTACAGAGACAGCAGGCAATCGATGCCTTGGTACGCCCACTCCAGGAATCACTGCACCGCTATGCAGAGCAAGTACGTTTGCTGGAACAATCTCGCCAGTCGGCCTATGGCGGATTGGATCAGCATCTACGATCATTGGCAGAATCGCAACAACGGCTGCAGCAGGAGACAGGGAATCTGGTGAAAGCTTTGCGGGCTCCGACCGTACGAGGCCAATGGGGCGAGTTAACGTTGAAGCGGGTGGCTGAGCTCGCTGGTATGGTGGACCATTGCGATTTCACCGAGCAACCCTCTGTGACCGGTGATGAAGGACGCCACCGACCGGATATGATTGTGCAACTGCCTGGAGGACGCCAAATTATCGTGGATGCGAAGACGGTGCTCTCCGCCTATCTGGAAGCCCATGAAGCTCAGAGCGAGTCCCAGCAGGCTGAGGCCTTGCGTCGCCACGCTGCTCAAGTCAAATGCCGCATGGAAGAGCTGTCTTTGAAAGCGTACTGGACTCAGTTCGACCGTGCGCCGGAGTTTGTCGTGTTGTTTCTCCCCGGGGAGCAATTCCTCGGGGCGGCGCTGGACCAGAATCCCCGTCTTATTGAAGAGGGATTTGCAAACGGGATCGTGTTGGCGACCCCTGCGACGCTTATTGCGTTGCTCCGAGCTGTCGCGTACGGCTGGCGCCAAGAACGGATGACCGCCCATGCGGAAGAAGCCGGTCGGTTGGGCAAAGAACTGTATGAGCGCATGGCGGTACTGGCTGAACATATGAACGATGTCGGCCAGGCTCTCGGCAAAAGCGTGTCTGCTTACAACCGGGCCGTCGGTTCTCTTGAGACACGTATTCTCCCGGCAGCACGGCGCTTCAAAGAATTGGGGGTATCGTCGGATCGCGACATTCCGGTGTTGGCACCGACGGAAGTTGTTCCCCGCAAGACCTTGCCGTTTGATATCGAATGAAGGAGCAGCATGACCGACGAACAAGCCATGGTCGAAGCATTTCACAGTAAATTCGGTATTTTGGTACAGGCAGCCCCGATGGATGTGAATGAGGAAACGAAACAACTTCGCGTGCGGCTCATTCAGGAAGAGTTCGATGAATTACAAGAAGCCATGGCCACTGGAAACCTAGCCGCGGTGGCCAAGGAAATGGCGGACCTTCTGTATGTCACCTATGGAACTGCGGTTTCCTACGGGATCGATATGGAACCCGTGTTTCAGGAAGTGCACCGATCGAATCTGAGCAAAGTCGGCGGCTACAAGCGGGCGGACGGGAAATGGGTGAAGCCGCCCACGTATTCGCCGGCCGACATTGAATCGATTGTGGAGGTACAGCGGGAGCGACCGTCGGCGGAGCGGCTGTCTATGCACACGGCCACTGCCGGTATGCCCCGGAATTCATGAGAGACCCACACTGCCCAAGTTGCGGAACACCCTTCGTCCGAGTCGTTTATGACGAGGGAACCATGGGGCGACTCTTGAATCGCTTCAGGATATTTTCATTCCGGTGTCAGCTCTGCACCACTCGCTTCCGTACCTATCGGAATCAGCCTCCAGCCCAAACATCAGTCGCGGATCGCCGGCAATACAAGCGGTTGCCGGTGTCTTTCAGGGCCAATTTCGTCGCAGAAAACGCCGTGCGGATGGACAACCGTGTGACGGATATTTCCATGGGAGGGTGCACGCTCGAGACGACGACAACCTTGCCTCAGGGGACGTTTATCGAGTTGGTCATCAAACCGGCTTCCGACGAGGAGCCCATTAAGATCGAGACGGCCATGGTATGTTCTTCGCGTCCTGAATCGATGGGCATCCGGTTCCTCGAAATGGTGACAGACGATAAGAACCGCCTCAGCCAAGTCATTCTCAGCCTGCTGGTGGGACAAAGCGCCAATCTACAACTTTTCTCGTGAGAATCCCTCGATACGCGAGGAAGACCTCCGTGGCGAGGCTACCAGAAGATTATCAATAAGACGAAGAGGGCCGAGCCGCACCGCTCCAAGAAGGACCACACGAGGGTTCACAGAGGAAAGCGGTTCCAAGGTGCGCGGGTCGCAGACTGCCAGATAGTCGATCGTGAGGGCCGGTTCTTTCTTGATGACTTGGACCATCGCCTCCTGTATTGCTTTTCCATCAGTCACGCCTCTTCGAATCGCCTCAGCTCCTGCTTGCAGGCTTTTGTACAACGTGGCCGCACGAATTCGGTCATCAGGCGACAAGTAAATATTACGTGAGCTCATCGCGAGTCCGTCCACTTCACGCACAGTGGGACATACAACAATCGCCACACCAAGGTTCAGATCCTTCACCAACTGCCGGACAAGTGCCGATTGCTGAAAATCTTTCTGCCCAAAGATCGAAATTTTAGGACGGACGATTCCGAAAAGCTTGGTCACGACGGTCGCCACACCGGAGAAATGATGAGGACGCGCCTCTCCTTCCCACCGGCGTGCAATTGCAGGTAATGTCACCATGGTTTGAAAGTCGCTCGGATACATGGCCTTCACGGTCGGCTCAAAACAGACGTCAACGCCTTCTTTTCGACATAGTGCTCGATCTTGCGGGATCGGGCGTGGGTATTTGGCCAAATCTTCCTGAGGACCGAACTGCGTGGGGTTCACAAAAATACTGACGATGAGCGCATCGCATCGCAACCGTGCCGCCCGTATCAGCGTCCGATGGCCCTCATGGAGGGCTCCCATTGTCGGAACCAATCCAATTTTCACACCTTCGCGGATAACTCTCTCGCTCCACGCTGCCATGGCGATGGGAGAGCGAATGATCTTCATGAGCCGGATGGTGAACTGCAGGCTGGCCGTGAACCATATCGTGTTGAAGGCTGGGGAAAAAGGAGACGTACTTGAGACTGGTCTTTAACTTCTGTCAATAACCGGGCCACCGATTGTTTGAGCGTCGGATGGACCCACAGCGGATCGAGTTCATTCATAGGCATGAGGACAAATCGTCGCTGATGGAGGCGAGGATGTGGAATGGTCAATCCTGGTTCCTTGGTCACATGCTCGCCATAAAAGAGGATGTCCAAGTCGATCGTGCGAGGACCGGACCGGTTGTCATCATCCCGGCCGAGAGAGCGTTCGATTTCCTGGAGGGTCGTCAGGAGACTGCGTGGCGTAATATCCGTTTCAAGCTGCACGACTCCATTGAGGAACCACCCTTCTCCTGGATCTGTCCGAGTCCGAACCGGTTCCGCCTCATACAACAGCGAGATACCTTTGAGTCGAGAATGTGGGAGGAGACCGAGCAATGTCACCGCCCGATCGCAAAAATCCACCCGATCGCCGACGTTCGACCCGAATCCGATGAAGACAGTCTCCATAACCATACCGTTAGGGGTGAGGGGTTAGGCGTAAGGCGTTAATACATGGGGAAAATGGACTCTGTTGTTCCCCCTCACACCTTACTCCTTACGCCTGACGAGTGTTTAGAATCCCGCCTTCTTAATCCGTTCAACCGCTTCCGCCAGCCGTTCTTTGGATGTGCACAGCGTCATACGGATATACCCTTCTCCCGGCGCACCGAATCCATTTCCGGGTGTCGTCACAATACCGGCCTTCTCCAAAAGATGGGCGGTAAACGATGTCGAGGTATAGCCCTTCGGCACCGTCACCCACACGTAAAATGCGGCCGGAGGGGGATCCACTTCTAACCCCAGATTCTTGAGACCCGGGATCAGGGTATCTCTCCGGTCTTGATATGTTTTTCTCAACCCGTCAGTCACGCTGTCATCTAGGCTCAGAGCCGTAATACCCGCCTCTTGAACCGCCTCAAAACAGCCGGAGTCCAAGTTGCTTTTCACCTTGCCGAGCCCGGCCAAGACATCTTTGTTGCCGACGGCAAAGCCGATGCGCCAGCCGGTCATGTTGTAGGTCTTGGAGAGTGAATGGAACTCAACCCCGACGTCCTTTGCGCCCTCGACTTCCATGAAACTCGCCGGACGACGCCCATCATAATACACCTCCGAATAGGCTGCATCGTGACACACGATCACCTGATTCTCCTGCGCAAATTCCACCACGCGTCTGAAATAGTCCTTTGTCATGATGACAGAGGTGGGATTGTTCGGAGAGTTGAGCCACATCAACTTGGCCTTCTTGGCCACCTCTTTCGGAATCGCGCTGAGATCAGGCAAGAACCCGTTGGATTTCATCAACGGCATGATGTGAGACGTGCCGCCGGAAAAGCTGGTCCCGACGGGATACACTGGATAGCCGGGGCTCGGAACCAAGACGACATCCCCAGGATCGACAAAGGCAAGGTGAATATGTCCGATGCCCTCCTTCGAACCAATCAGCGTGAGGACCTCCTTCGCCGGGTCAAGCGCCACTGTGAATCGTCGTTGGTACCAATCGGCGACGGCTTTCCTGAAGGACAACATGCCTTCATAGGAGGGATATTGGTGATGCTTGGGGTCCTTGGCCGCCTTCGCCAAGCTCTCGATGATCGGTATCGGCGTCGGTAAATCGGGGTCGCCGATGCCAAGATTGATAATGTCTACTCCACGCGCGATAGCCTCTTGTTTCATTTTGTCGATCGCGGCAAACAAATACGGAGGCAGGGTCTTAATGCGTGTGGCAACTTCGATTGGGAAACCACCCATGGTCAATCAAACTCCTTTCATGATTCGGTCGCTTGACTCGATGGTGTGCAGCCTTGTCCGACAGGCCGGCAGATGGAGAAGACTACTTCAGGAATGAGCCGGTAATCAACGACTGGATTGAAGTAGATGGCCGATCAGCCGATCAGCCATTTGATGGAGCTGCGGGAGCTGTGGCAAAGCGGCTGATTTTACTTGATGTCCAGTAAGGCGAGCTTTGATCAGATCCGGCGCACATTCTTGACAGAGCGCGTCGATCCCGCCTTCCTCCATTTCCAAATGAAAGAGAAGGCCATAGGCACGATCGCCATACCGAAATGCCTGCAACGGCGCGATGTCGGAACCAGCCAACGGCACGGAGTCCTTCGGCAGGTCAAAGACTTCCCCATGCCATTCAAAGACGGCGAAGGACTCAGGACCGGCCCCAAATACAGGATCTTGTTTTCCCGCATCAGTGAGACGAACAGGCGTCATACCGATCTCCACTGCCTTGCCTGATCGCACAACGGCGCCAAGCGCCTTTGCCATGAATTGACTTCCTAAACAGACCCCGATCATCGGTTTACCGGCGAGCAGTGTGGATCTGATGAAGGCGGTCTCTTCGGCAATCCACTTGGCGGAATCGTTCACTGACATTGGTCCGCCCATTACTATCAACAGGTCGCCTGCGTTTCGAGGTAAGCCGTCTTTCGGAACAAGAGAATACTCAAGGCTCACGCCACGTTTGGCGAGGGCCTCGGCAAAAGCACCGGGGCCTTCGAAAGGAACATGTTGGAGGCAAATGGCGCGCATTGATCCACCTTAAAGAGAAGCTCAGCTCTTATATACTGAATGGCGCGATGAATAAAGAGCGGAGTCCACTATTCAGAATTAGCCGTTTCTGCCGTGGATTTATGCAAACTCATGCTGCAATAAAGCAGGTGGGTAGCTTACGTCGCACCGACCAATGATGATTGGTAAGATGCCCCTGCACATTGGTCAAAATATAGCTTGTTAGACATCTTTGCCGCTAAAGTTTATTCATTGGAAGCTTTCTTAGGGATCCGTCATTCTTACCCCTTCAGAACAACTATGCAACGAGTCGTGGCTTCCCTTTTCCGTTCCCTCTCCCTTAAAGTAGTCGGCCCGTATGTTACCCGATATAACACAGTCGGTGATTCGTGGGATCGATCGCGTCCTGATTTACACACAGGATGTGGAGCGTGTTTTCGCTCGATTTCGTTATGAGTTCGGCCTGCCGGTTGCGTGGCCCATCACCGACTGTGGTCTACTGGTGTCGGGTGGTCTGCACGCGGGCAACATGAATATCGAAATAGGTCGGTTCGCTGGATGTGGGCTTCCTGGAACCTGGTTCTATGGGCTCGGCCTTGCCCCGTCGCACCCGACATGGGAGACGGTAAACGGGTTAGTGTCTCGAAAAGTATTGCACACACCTCCTGTGACACTGCACTTCGAAGAGCCGGTTGCAACCAGGTCCACGCTGACCTTCTTGCGCAATCTCCTCGACGGCCAGCCGAACACACTGCTTTGGCTCGGTCGACCTTGGGGTGGAGATACTCGAGTCTGTCGAACCCTGGCGGCCATCAGTACCTGGATGGTCGGCACGGAGGCCGGCTCAATAGCATTTTCAAAACTATTAGGCAGCTCCGCTGTCTTCATATGCGATGCCCACATCGATCATCATCAAGAACGACTCGCGGAATTGAAGGCCAACTGGCGGAAGGCGCGACAGAGCGGACCGTATGGAATCACCGGAGTTGCAGCAGTCGATATTGAGATTGCCGCCAATACCACCGGTTGGGGAAGACTTTTGGATCGGCCGGACTTGAACACAAATGCGATCCATTCTTTCAGCATGGGGCCATCGCTTCGATTTCATCCCGGTGTAAGAAACCGATTGCTCGGCATCGAGTTTTCATGCGCCGACCTCGAATCGACCGCTCAAAAGCTCATTGAAAAGCGATGGCTGGTTCCCAAGGATGACCGAAGAATCACTCTTGCTCCTGAACGAATGGACGGTTTGACGATTGGATTCAGCCAGTCTCCCACTTGACGATCAGAAAAGCGTTAAACGAAGCATGAAACCGCCGGCCTGCATGGTGGATGCTCTCGCAAACCTAGCCGTGAGTCTCTCCATGCGCTAGAATTGGTGTCGTGAAACACTTTCTCAAGAATGCTGAAGATCTTCGGTGGCTGACCGGGTATACGGGCGGCTTCCGTTCAGGATATGTGACCGACGTACAGATGTCCAAGCGCCGCCTCTTCGACGAAGGTTCCGGACGGGAGGTGCCGGTCGGTACAACCGTCTCGGTGACCATTCGGTACGAGATTCGCGGGATGGTGCGAGTCGCCAAACTCACCATGGCCGGCGTAACCGATTTTTCCATCTTCGAGCAGGATGGCGCCGATTGTTCCGCTCTTGGCGTCATTCAGACAGAGTTCAGCGCCGGAAAACTTCGCTTTTGGTTCGATCCTCAGGGAGAGCTCTACGTAGTATGCGATGAAGCCTGTCTGGAAGAAGTCGCCACTCCGTTCGTGACGGCCGACCAGGCGGCTGAATTGGCTCGATGGACGTTTCAAGGTCGAACGGCCCAAAGCCCCACAGTGCAATGGATGTTGCATGAATTGGATCGAGCCGGCCTGCCCTGTGCGTGGCGTGAAGCGAAGCGGGCTGTCCCGATTCACCCGGCGGTGCAGTGGGAGGGCGATCTGATTCCGGCCGGCGACTCTAAGGCCGGCAGGGACAACATGGTCCATGTCATGGCCTATTGCCTATTGGAGCGGCAAGGTTTCGGTTTGATGCTCAGAGTGTTCGGGGTGCAAGATCGACGGATGAGTCGAATCTTCGAAGTCCTGGCCGATCAGATCACCCGACATTTTGCGGGAGACTGCCTCGTCGGCACGACGATCATTTCAGGCCGCGAATGGGAAGGCTGGTTGATTCGGGAGCGCCATGTACGACAGGACCGGTGAGAGGGGGGAAGAGTGAAGTTGATCAGTGCGCGTGCTCGGCGGAATAGTGCGCGTTGCCGCTGCTGTTTGCAAATCCGGCTGCACCGTTGCCGTTCATATACCCCGCGACAGAATGCGCCCCGGCATTTCCGTTCGTCTGTTTGCCCTTTCCGTTGACACATTCCACCAATGCCCAAAACCGTAATGGATTGACCCGCTGTTTTCGAGCAATCTCCAGAGATGTTCCCTCCAACACGCTATGCAGCGATAAGTCCGTTCGCCAGCCGAGGTGTTTGGTCAACGGAGAAATTACTTTTTCCACGGCGGCAATGACCTTGTTGCCGTTGCTGAAGTGGTTCAGCATGATGATGCGGCCACCTGGGCGGCAGACTCGGATCATCTCATTGACGACTTTGCGATGGTCGGGGACCGCCGTCACAACATAGGCCGCAACCACCGTGTCAAAGCTGTCGTCCGTGAATTCCATAGCGCCTGCATCCATGCGATGAAGCTGGACGTGATCAAGGCTGTGGGTTTCGGCCTTTTCCTTCGCTTTTGCCAGCATTCCTTCGGACAGATCGATGCCGACAATGCGGCAATGCCGAGGGTACATTGGAAGGGCAAGGCCCGTCCCCACTCCCACCTCGAGAATCCGTTCGTTAGGCTGCACATTCAGATTCCGGATAGCCGATTCACGCCCTTCATGGAAGACTTTCCCAAAAACTTTATCGTAGAACCCCGCGTAAGAGGTGTACACCCGCTCAATCTTGTTGGGATCCATGTTTCCTCCAAACCTCAAACGACTCGCGTCCTGCGTGCCCCGAAGGTGCAGGGGCGGGAGATCATCATCTCGGACACGGGGGAAAAATTAAGGCGGGAAACTTAAGTGGTGAAGATGCCCCGCCAGAACGTAGCTCCGCGTACTCTAGCCAATCTCATCTTCGTGAGTCAACAGGTTCTTGGGGGTACGAGATGACATACGGCTTACAGCCACACGGTAGAACGGTAATTTCACGCCTTGTCTCCTTGATTCATGCCTTGTTCCTATGTGATAGCTACGTTTATGATGCTGGCCGGCTTCTTTGCAGGGATCTTGTTTATCGGGCTGATCATCGGTGATTGGCTGTATTTTATTCGGCTGACCCCGGATGCAATTCGGTACGGTTGCCGTGTCGCGAGCAATCCGGATCAGTGGCCTGGAACGGCACTCACGACCCTAAGCGATCGGTTCACTCCTGCAGGTGTGCTGATGCTTCCACATGGAGTGGCCTGGTTCTATCCACAGTTGTCGCAGATCGCAATCCGCCCTCAGTATCGATTGTTCGATATGCGGTTTCGGACAGCCTGGCCGATTAAAGGGTTGATTCATCTTTCGCCGGATGGCCCATCGCTGAACACGCAGTGTGAAAAGCGTATGCCATGGTCCTCGGCCCTCCTGACGCTCCTGTGGTTTGCACTCGTCTTGATCGGGTCCCTGACCTTCGTCGTGCAGTATGCCATGGATGGAGGATTCGCTTCACTGGGGGGAACCCTTACGGGCGTGGCGGTCATCGCCCTCGCCGCTCTTGTGCTGGCCTTTGGACTCGTCACCGCGGCCCTCGCGTATCGGCTCGAAGACAGCCGCCTCATGAAAGTGTACGGCGAGTTGAGAGACGCTGTTGCGCTTCCCCTCTCCTCCTAACCTGACCCGGCGTGTTCTTTCTTAGCAGGATGTTCAAAAAGGCCGTCCAGCAAGGCCGCAGGGAGCGAAGCGGCGAGGCGTACTTTGGTCTGTACGTTGAGCCTCTGAGCGAGACGAGAACGCCGCTGGCGGACTTTTTCAACATCCTGTCACATAAGGAACAAGTCCAAGAAATGATCGTATTCAGCCGGCAAGTTCACGGCCGATCGGTGACGAGCGAGACCGGCGATGATGCCGCGATGCTTTTTTGCGAGGCCTGATGCGTCAAAGGCCAGTCGGAATTGTTGCCATCGCAAGGCAGGATCGGAGACGATTCGAGCTTGTTCTTCTTTCGGCAGGGCGTGCACGATGGTCGTCAATGTTCGAATGGCCTTCTCCACACTTTCGTACGGCGGGGCCAGTTTGAGCCGGGTATAGAACGTTTCAAGGTGCAGGCGGAATTCGTCTTTGATTGCTTGGAGTCGATCTGGCTGAGTCGATGCAGAGTCAGGCATGGTATTGCTGACGATGATACGGTATGAACAAGGGATGGAACAACTCTTTCAGGGGAGGAATGCATGAAACGAATCGTTAGTGGGTTGCTTGGCGCATTCGCGGTGACCGTTTTAGTCGGGTGCTCCTCATATCATTACCATCACGACATGATGAGCGGCGGCAAGAGCGAGGCGTATTGGCAGAAGGGCCAGCAAGACATGGAAGGGCTGATCAATCGAACCGTGAAAGATCCCGATAAAGCGAAACAGGTCAATGTGCTCATTGGCGAAATCATCAAGGAGCTCAAGGCAAGCCGTGAACAGGAACGGGCCTATCACCGGGACATCTACACCTTGAACGCCAGCTATACGGCGGCACCCGAGGAATTTTCAAAAATTCTCAATGAGGCCAACATTCAGCGGATGCAGAGTTCGGCCAAGGTCCTGAGCCTCCGGTTCAAAATGAAGGATCTGATGACCGCCGATGAGTGGAAAGCCCTCACCGATAAAATGCGGTCCTACAGCAGTCGGTATCAGCATGGCGAGAGCGGCACAAAGACAGGTTATTAAACAAGGTTGAGTTCGTGGGAAATTGTAGTTCTTTGCTCAGCCTTAACCTTGACCTGAACCTACGGCTGCCGGCACGGCTTTGAGCGGAACACCGGTCCAAGTCGCCCCGGCATCGCTGGAACGATAGAGACCGCTCCCATTCGTGCCGGCGTAGAGCAACTGCGGATTCTTGAGATTCATGGCCAGGGCGCGAATGTTGAGCGTCACGATGCCCCGGTTCACCGCCTGCCACGTCTTACCGCTGTCGGAACTTTTCCAGACTCCTTTCGGGCCACCGACATAGAGCTGCGACGGTTCAGTGGGGTGAAGAAGAATACTGCTGATAAAGGGGTCGGAGAGGGATTGCCCGATCCGTTCCCACTGTTCACCTTTGTTCGTCGTGCGAAACAGTCCTTTCGTCGTTCCCGCATAGATGATGTCGGGGTTCATCCGATCGATTTCGATCGCATTGACGCCCAACGCCATCGAGGCCATGAGTTCGCTCTCCGGAATCAAGCCGTTGTTGATCCGTTTCCACGACGTTGCCCCATCATCCGAACGATACATCCCGCCCGTTGTTCCTCCATACAAGATCGTAGGGTCTTTGGGATTGATGGCAATGGACGTCACGATATGGACTTCCTTCATTCCGTTCATCCGCTCTTCCCATTCACGGCCCGCATTCCTCGTATGGAACGCGCCCACAGTCGTTGCGATATAGATCTCCTCGCTCAACGCGGGATGGAACACGAACTGATTCACGAACGAGACATGTTCTTTTAGTCCAATATTATGCGGAAGCCAATGTTGTCCGCCGTCCGGACTCTTGTAGACTGCGTCCCCCATCGTACCTGCATAGATCGTCGCCGGCAGGAGAGGATCAATCGCCAGCGTCGTCACCCGGCGTGCGCTGAAACTCGGGAACCGCTCCCAGGTCCCACCGCCGTCACGTGACTTGTAGACGGCGTCATTCGTGGCCACATAGAGGATATTCGCGTTGGTTGGATGGAGCGCGATCGAGACGATCGACTCGCTTTCCCTTTGGCAGCCGAGAGAGAAGATCGAAAGGCCGAGCAAGGCCAATGTAACAACGGTACGAAGCTTCATCATTGTGGTGGCGGACCTAATCACAGCGGTTGGACGGGAGTCAAGACGAGAACCAGGCAAGGCCGTTCGACCCTCCGCGGGCTGAAAGGCCGCCCGAGTTGTGGCCATGTTGGATGTCACGGATAACCGGTGTTGTCATTGTTGACAACACCTGATGACCGCTGGTATCGTCCTGCATGAAAGCCGCCTTGCTCTTACGGACACGCATTTCATTCTCAGAAACAGCATTCGCTGAGTTGGTCATATGGAAAGCTCCAAAGCCTGTAGCGGGTTCGGCCCATCCATTCAAGTATAGGCTGGCATACGTGGTAGATGGGGTATGCGTCGTACGCTACGACAATGAGGCAGGAAAAGGCGACCACCGACATTTTGGCACGGAGGAGAACGCCTATA from Nitrospira sp. includes the following:
- a CDS encoding Pantoate--beta-alanine ligase gives rise to the protein MKIIRSPIAMAAWSERVIREGVKIGLVPTMGALHEGHRTLIRAARLRCDALIVSIFVNPTQFGPQEDLAKYPRPIPQDRALCRKEGVDVCFEPTVKAMYPSDFQTMVTLPAIARRWEGEARPHHFSGVATVVTKLFGIVRPKISIFGQKDFQQSALVRQLVKDLNLGVAIVVCPTVREVDGLAMSSRNIYLSPDDRIRAATLYKSLQAGAEAIRRGVTDGKAIQEAMVQVIKKEPALTIDYLAVCDPRTLEPLSSVNPRVVLLGAVRLGPLRLIDNLLVASPRRSSSRIEGFSREKL
- a CDS encoding 2-amino-4-hydroxy-6-hydroxymethyldihydropteridine pyrophosphokinase, which codes for MVMETVFIGFGSNVGDRVDFCDRAVTLLGLLPHSRLKGISLLYEAEPVRTRTDPGEGWFLNGVVQLETDITPRSLLTTLQEIERSLGRDDDNRSGPRTIDLDILFYGEHVTKEPGLTIPHPRLHQRRFVLMPMNELDPLWVHPTLKQSVARLLTEVKDQSQVRLLFPQPSTRYGSRPACSSPSGS
- a CDS encoding Phosphatidylethanolamine N-methyltransferase produces the protein MDPNKIERVYTSYAGFYDKVFGKVFHEGRESAIRNLNVQPNERILEVGVGTGLALPMYPRHCRIVGIDLSEGMLAKAKEKAETHSLDHVQLHRMDAGAMEFTDDSFDTVVAAYVVTAVPDHRKVVNEMIRVCRPGGRIIMLNHFSNGNKVIAAVEKVISPLTKHLGWRTDLSLHSVLEGTSLEIARKQRVNPLRFWALVECVNGKGKQTNGNAGAHSVAGYMNGNGAAGFANSSGNAHYSAEHAH
- a CDS encoding DNA recombination protein RmuC, which produces MTDILPILLAFGAGLFLGGLLTGLWITSRLRSQAQRAEATVDELRKQLERERDALVSVRQALNETQQARVSAETRMEDMARQVLEQKALIDHTHQELIGSFQALSGEALKQNNEAFLKLAAVSFETLHVKAEGDLVQRQQAIDALVRPLQESLHRYAEQVRLLEQSRQSAYGGLDQHLRSLAESQQRLQQETGNLVKALRAPTVRGQWGELTLKRVAELAGMVDHCDFTEQPSVTGDEGRHRPDMIVQLPGGRQIIVDAKTVLSAYLEAHEAQSESQQAEALRRHAAQVKCRMEELSLKAYWTQFDRAPEFVVLFLPGEQFLGAALDQNPRLIEEGFANGIVLATPATLIALLRAVAYGWRQERMTAHAEEAGRLGKELYERMAVLAEHMNDVGQALGKSVSAYNRAVGSLETRILPAARRFKELGVSSDRDIPVLAPTEVVPRKTLPFDIE
- a CDS encoding L,L-diaminopimelate aminotransferase, DapL2 type, with product MGGFPIEVATRIKTLPPYLFAAIDKMKQEAIARGVDIINLGIGDPDLPTPIPIIESLAKAAKDPKHHQYPSYEGMLSFRKAVADWYQRRFTVALDPAKEVLTLIGSKEGIGHIHLAFVDPGDVVLVPSPGYPVYPVGTSFSGGTSHIMPLMKSNGFLPDLSAIPKEVAKKAKLMWLNSPNNPTSVIMTKDYFRRVVEFAQENQVIVCHDAAYSEVYYDGRRPASFMEVEGAKDVGVEFHSLSKTYNMTGWRIGFAVGNKDVLAGLGKVKSNLDSGCFEAVQEAGITALSLDDSVTDGLRKTYQDRRDTLIPGLKNLGLEVDPPPAAFYVWVTVPKGYTSTSFTAHLLEKAGIVTTPGNGFGAPGEGYIRMTLCTSKERLAEAVERIKKAGF
- a CDS encoding Glutamine amidotransferase, class I; its protein translation is MRAICLQHVPFEGPGAFAEALAKRGVSLEYSLVPKDGLPRNAGDLLIVMGGPMSVNDSAKWIAEETAFIRSTLLAGKPMIGVCLGSQFMAKALGAVVRSGKAVEIGMTPVRLTDAGKQDPVFGAGPESFAVFEWHGEVFDLPKDSVPLAGSDIAPLQAFRYGDRAYGLLFHLEMEEGGIDALCQECAPDLIKARLTGHQVKSAALPQLPQLHQMADRLIGHLLQSSR